The window GCCGGCATCTCCCCGCTTACCCGGGTTGAACCCGCCGGAGCCAACGCCGCGCCGGACCGAACCCCCTCcctgcaccaaaaaaaacctcCGAGGAAGCAGGACTTAGACAGGTTACACGGACTCTCGCCTTCTCCGAACACACCCCTTCTCCTCCCGACTCTACACCCATCCAGGCGAAGCTCGCAAGGCACCCCCGCCACGACAGTCAGACCAGACCCCGGGCGATGCGAACCGGGGCCGGCACCCGAATCCGGCCCCGCCGAATGCCGCCGGCGGGGATCAGCCGGGTCCCCTTTTCGCCCTCCGAACCACATCGACACGTCGGGTCACCGCGCTGGAACCGGCATCGCCCGCCGGGCATCCCTAAAATCTGACTTGCCATCGACTCTTACAATCCTGATATGCTATTGGGTATTTATAAGAAAAGCGGTAATAGCTCGTTGAGTTTCCTTGTCAAATATACGCAACTTTACAGATTacggttaaaaaaaaaaaaaaattaattatgaagGACGGACAAAGCATGTTAAATATTCTGCCAGTATTTACAGTTCTCCCACAATAATCTTGTTTAAAACATACTGCTTTCAAGTTGTTGGGGGtttggaggggaggaaggaaagagggaagttgtttttttaactttcgCTTTCGTTTTTAAATCTAGGtgaaagtgcttttaaaaaaattctttccctATTTACAGGTTTAAAATCAGACCACGTAAATGTTCAGGCTGTTTTACCGAGATCCTGCTGATCTGTGCCAGTGCGCAAGGAAGGAGGGTGACAGTAAACACAAGGTGATTTCTGCACGGTGACGGCGTCGGCTCTGGCTCGCTGGCTCTCCAAAAGGCACCTGAAAGTGCAAAAGCAACGACCCCGGGGACGCCGGCACCCGGATTCGGCCATGCCGCCCTCCCGGCGAGCCGCGGGGGAGCTCGCCCGCCCGCCCGTCCGTCCCGGCACGGCTTCGGCATCGCAGACGGGCGGAAAGTCTCGACTGAGATTGTTCGAAAAGCACCACGCGGTTGTTGTCCGTCGTTGGGttatttgttggggttttgtgggtttgggttttgtttttttttttttttgcgggaAGAATGGCGATCCGTAGGAAGGAGGGATGGCACCCGGGGAGAGAAAAAGCACCGAGCCCCGGCGGCGCTCGCCACCACGCCGGCTCGCCGGCGCCGGCGGGGAAGGCGGACCGGCGGGGGTTTTGGCCAGCCAAGTCTTGGGATTCGCTCTTCCCAGAGCCGATCGCACGGAGAAAGTCCCCCGGAGACGGAAAGCACCAGACTGTAGCAACAGTGATGTACAGAGAGCAACACTAGCTATTCAcagtttggggttggtttgtgtttttttcctgtttttgtatttatttttttttctttctgtttttgtcCTGTCGGCTCCTTTAGAgatgccgccgccgccgccgtcgcTCTCCCCGGGGTCGCCGGCAAAGGAGCCCCAAGTCCGAGCCCGAGCGCGGCACCCCGGCAGCGGCAGTCCCCAGCCCAGACGTGTCCTGAGGTCTCCGGCGCCGGGAAAGACGCCGGCTCGGTCCGTCCCGGCGGAGCCGATCCCGCCGGCGGTGAGGAGCCGAGCGAAGACGTGCCATCCCAGGACATCCCGCTCGCGAGCGGGTCTCCCGTCGCTGTAAGGAAGGTCTCCTCGAGTTGcaaaataggtatttttaggtccttgggaaaaaaaataatcggATGTTCGGCGTGTCCGGCTGACGGTAAAGCACACGATCCCGCCAGCCCCCACGCGCTGGAGCTGGAGGGAGTCACCTCTTGCCTTTAAGCTGGTTTGGTGTTcgggttgttttttctttgtgtttagggttttttctgttttcgATGTTGGCTTCTTTTTTGAAGATCGGCTTCGTCGTTGTCGTCcgagtaaaaaataaaataaaataaaatccaataAATAGGTATTTTTAAGTGGAATTAAAAACCTCTCCTTTGCGAAAGGACGCTATAAACTTCTCCCTCCGTTCGCACGGCGCACGAGGCTAGATTAAAAAAACGCGGAGATATAAATATGAGATTACCGAAAAGCGTCAAACAGCATcgttcctcttttttttttttttttttttccgagttttgctttgtttgccaACTCCTCGCCAAGCGCAGCTCTCCGACGGCGTGCGCCCGCGCCGGCTCCGCTGTTTCCGAGCGTGCGTGTTGGGTTCGCTTTCcgtgggttgggtttttttttgttgttgttgtgttttgcttcggttttgtctattttttttttttttcttctcccccacgCCCGAGGAGAAAGCACCACGAAGCAGCGCCAGGCGCCGGCGCTGCCGAGGGTTGAGGTAAGATGGGGCCGCGGCGGTCGCCTCCGTCTCAGATCCAGCGGCTGTAGGGGCCCGTCACCTTGGTGTAGGCGTAGGAGGACACAGTGATGGCGGAGTTGGTGGGGATGGCCACCGCCTGCCGCGTCGGGACCGAGTCCCTCCTCTCCTTGCTGGGCGCCTCGGTCGCCAACGCGCCGCCCCACTTGCGTTTCTTGGCGAAGGCTTTGGAGTCCGGCGGGAGACCCAGGCGCGCCGCCTCCTCTTGCCGGGCCCGAGCCCGCTCCGCCAGCTGCTTCATCTTGGCCTCCCACAGCGCCAGGCCGTGGTTGGGCTGGTTCAAGTTCTTGTGTTGGTAGAAGACCAGGGAGATGCGGGTGGGGTGGCAGCGGTTGGGTTTCTTCAGCGGGGTGGTGGCGTGGAGCTCGCGGCGGGCGCACTCGATGAGGATGGAGCCATGGGCGGGCGCCACGGCCACCCCGCCGATGTTCTCGTCCAGGAAGTTGTGTTCGCTGTCCGaccactcctcctcctcttcctcctcctcctcctcctcgtcctcctcctcctccttcaccgCCTTCTCCGGCAGATCCTCCTCCAGGCCGAAGGGGTCCCACGGCTTCTCCCGGCGAGGCCCCACCACCCCCTTCTCGCCCaccgccgcttcccacggcttctccggcagccccgggctgggCGCCGGCGTCCTCCGCTCCTCCACCTTCACTGAGCCCCACGGCTCCTCGGGGAAGCTGGGCAGCCCCGGCAGTGCCGAGCCAAAACCCAGCGGCCCCAGCAGGCTCGAGTTGCCCGTGCCGGCCAGCGCCGCCTCCCCCAGCTTGCAGGGGCTCCACGGTTTTGGCAGCAAACCCGAGCCGCGCGCCGCCGCCTCTCCTGCCAGGACGTTGGGCCACTGCTTCTCTGGCGGCGGCAAGCGCATGGCAGCGTCGAAGGCGCTCGGCTTCTCCCGCCCGCCCGAGCCCGGCGCCAAGGTGCTCCACGAGCCCTCCACCGTGCTAGTCCTCTCGGGGGAAGACGTGCCCCGGGACGCTTTGAAGGGGCTCCACCGCTGCTCCGGCCCCCCGCCATGTGCCGGGATGGCCGGCAGGGCTAAGCTGGCGCCGGGCacggccgccgcgccgggaAGGGGCTCGATGGCGGGCGGAGGGTCTGGGGGTTCCTGCTTGATGGGCCGGCTGCCGAAACAGTTCTGTGCAAACGGCAGTGCCTCCTCCGAGCCCGAGCTAGTCCTGTGCGCCCCGGCCACCGCCGCTTTCTGCTGGCTGGCGTAGCGGTTAGCCCGCTCGTAGGTGCGCTGGTGATGGTTTTTGCTCCGGACGCTGTGCGGGATGGGCTCGGGGAAATCGGCGTTCCCGTAGGCGTGGTTGAGGTTATCCTGCAACGCCGGGACGTCGGGCTTCTTCTCGTAGCCGTTGCTCACCCAGCTGCTCCCGCTCCTCTCGGGCGCCCCGTAATTCAGAAACTGCGAGGGGAACACGTGGTTGCTGGAAAAGCCGTAATACCCGAAGGAGGGAAGCGCGAACTTGGAGTGAAACCCGTTCACGGAAGGCAGATTGGGCTGTGCATAGTAGGAATGGTAAGAGTAAACACTGTTCATGCTGTACGGGTCGGAGGGCCGGCAGCTCCCTAGCACCGAGTAGCTCTCCACCACCGCGTTGCCGTTGTACTTGAAGGCGTTGTAATGGCTCTGCGGCTCCACCTTGATGGAAGGTTTCAGCGGCTGCGGGGGCAGCCCACTTTTCAACGCCATACCTGCGGGCacagcacacacacagcccccGTGACCCCGCCGGCCGAGGAAACTGCCGGTGGGCAGCGAGGACCCCAAAAACTCGGCCGGACTCGAAAATCCCACGGTGACGGGCTCGCCGGCCAAGCGCAGAGGTCAGCATCGCCCGGCATCGCCCGGCACGCTGGCACCAATTCGCACCCATGCTCCGGGCTGTGGCAAGAGCTCCCCACCGCACCGCAGTACGAGGGAAAACCCAGGTGCCGCAGAGATGCCAAAATGCACCCAGACACGCCGAGCGCTCCAAGCCACCGGCCCGAGAAAGCCCCCGACCGCATCCCCGTCCCCTCGCGCGCCTTCCGGACGACTCCGGCAATGGGACCTCGGGCTCTGCCCCCATTACCTGCATTTTGCTGGAGCGCAGGGAGCTCGAGCGCTTCCTGCTTGATCTTTTCCGGCGTCATCAgcttctctttctgcagcttcttctTCTCTGCGGCGGCTTTCTTCGCTTCCAGCTGCCTCTGCCGGCAGGACTTGGCAGGCTCGGGCAGCTTGCGGACCTCGCGGGGAAAAGACGTGAGCACCTGGATGGCCCCGCTGCCCACCTTGGCGTTTTGGTTCTCCTCACTGCCGAACTCATCCGTGCTGGACATCTTGTAGAGGGGGAGGACGTGCAGTTGCTCATCTTCAGGGATTTTCCCCACCACGCGATTGTCTTCCTTCGTCAGCGTGCAGACCTGGGGGAGCGCAGGTGCCATCAGCGGGATGCTGCCGGGATGCGGCCCACGCGGGACAGGGGCGGAATCTCCTTATTCCCCGCATCGACGCGAAGCTACGCCAGCCTGGCATCCTCCCCAGCCCGCACTGGTTCCCAGCCAGCATTCAAAAACCTCCCACGGGGTTTGGGTCAGACGAAAGCAAATGCACGGTCCCTGTTAGCACCGCGCTTTTGCCTagctggggtggctgcagcaccCCACAGACCTGGGTGGTTTCACTTGAGGTGTGCAAACACCGAGGACCGGCCACTGGAGTCACACAGGTAGGAcggctggggacagcagggaccgAGTGGCTCAAAAAGGAGCATCCTGAAACGGGGCAGGGGGAACACCCCGAAAAGCCCCGCCAGCCGCCTGCTTACCACCGTGCAGCCGTTGTAGAGGTTATGCTGATCTTTGTGAGCATGAGCGCAGAAGTCCATGCACGCCGTCACTCCCGAGAATGGCCTCCCCTCCTTCAAGCCCAGCCGGCAGTCTATCGCTACGTCCTCGTTGGTAACCTGGCggaaggaggagagggctcCGGTTATCCAAAATCTACACGCTGCCACCCCGTGCCCATTTCTGCCTGCCGCCAGGCTGGCGCGCTCCGAAGGGGACGAGCGGGTGGCCAGTACCTGGTTTTGGTAGGCTTGCGGCGCCAGCCTCTTGTAAAGCGGAGCAACCTCGGTAGCCAAGTCCTGAAAGCTTTTCCGGAGCAGCTCTTCCTGTGgtagggaaaagaggaggatgTCACCCAGGGGTTTCggcagcagggacagaattGGGGGCAGAGCTCCGGCAACGCCACGTGGCATCCCACCCTTCCCACGATGTCCCTCACCCGCGCAAAGCACATGGCTTAAATTCCTGGTGAGGTTGTGCTTTTGCTTGCTTGACCCATGAGCCCTCTGGCAGCTTCCATGGGGTTTCTAGAGAGACCCCATTTGTGCCCCCCCGTACCGGCCCTTGGCGTCACACCAAAAGTCCTGGCTCTGGGACGCCGAGCCTGCCCTCTGATTTCACCAGGTTGACTTTCTTTCCCCCGTCTCCCTAATTCATCAAAAATCCCACAAGGAATCCTATTTTCAGGCTTCCCCCCTGCAAAACTTGGAGCTCGGGGTAAAAGGAGGTCCGAACCCACAGCCCCGGCGGTgctgccccgctccgcccgcgTCACCCACCTCTTTGGGATTGTCCCCCACCAGCCTGAACTTGCGGGGAGTTTTGCTCCGGGCGTATTTGCAGCCATTAAAATACATGCTCCAAGAGCAGCCGAAGGAGAAGGAAGCGCCGCAGGTGTTGGGGTCCTTGCCTTGGCACGCACAGGTCCGGCTGCGGGAGGGACACCGCAGAGGAGCGTCAGCCGCCGGCGCGGTGATGGCAGCTCCGAAAACAAGGGGGGACCCCCGCGTCCCCTTCCCACCCTTTCTCCCCAAAACGGGaccggcggcgcggcgcgacTTACTCGTCGTTCAAGCCGCAGCGGCGGCTGGTGGGGTTGCCGTATTTGGTGAGGGTGTCGGTGAGCTCCTGGTACAGCGTGTCACCCAGTGTGCGGGGGATGCCCTCCCAGGCCAGGATCAGGATGATGATGACAGCATTCTGGCAGTGGTGGCCGGCCCGGTGCCGCACCAGGCACAGCAGCTTCTCCTCTTGGTTGTGTCTCCGGATCACCTGGAAAAGAGAGGGGCCAAGTCAGACCACTCCAAGAGCAAGCACCTCCCGGGATGGGGAGGACCCCAAAAGAGGGTCCTGGCTGCCCTCCGCAGCGCCCCgtggggatttgggggggcagagctgtgggggcTCCCATGACCGCGTTCACCCCCACGGGCTTTTGGGCACTGCGGGGGGAAGACGTGCCCAGctcaggggctgcaggcacgGACGTGCCATTCGGCGGGTGCCGAGGGTGGGAAACCCCGTGGAGTTTCCCCGGGGGCGGCCGCTGCTCTCgcttcctccctgccagccaCAGATCGAGCATCCCGCCCCTGCCTGCCGCAAACCCCACCGGCGGGGGACCTCCttgtccccaggcagggaggggacgggCAGGAGCGTTACCCCAGGGAGGGCTCCGAGGCGGGACGAGAGCCAGGGCGCAGGCACTCACCCACTTGGCGAtggggcagccccgggagctcttcccctccttccctgtgtAGATGACCTTCTCGATGCGGATGGCCTTGCCCTTCTCGCCGTACCTGCCAAGGGACGGGCGTCAGCGCTGCTCGCCCCCACCACGCTCACGAGTCCCCCGCTCGCCCTCATGGGCCCCTCACTGGTCCCCACTCACCTCACGGGACCCCACTCACCCTCACTGGTCCCCACTCGCCCTCGTAGGACCCCTCATGAGCCCCCACTCACTCTCAGGAGCCCACACTCACCCTCACTGGACCCCACTTGCCCTCGTGGGACCCCTCATGAGCCCTCACTCACTCTCAGGAGCCCCCACTGACCCTCACAGGCCCCCAGTCACTCTCAGGAGCCCCCACTCACCCTCACAGGACCCCACTCACCCGCACTGGACCCCACTCGCCCTCGTGGGACCCCTCATGAGCCCTCACTCACTCTCAGGAGCCCCCACTGACCCTCACAGGCCCCCAGTCACTCTCAGGAGCCCCCACTCACCCTCACAGGACCCCACTCACCCGCACTGGACCCCACTCGCCCTCATGGGACCCCTCATGAGCCCCCACTCACTCTCAGGAGCACCCACTCACCCTCAGAGGACCCCACTCGCCTTCACAGAACCCCACGGGACCCCACTCGCCCTCCTGAGACCCCCCCGCTCATCCTCATGGGACACCATTCACACTCCTGGGACCCCATCCACCTTCACGGGACCCCACCCGCCTTCACAAGACCCCACGGGCCCCCCCTCACCCTCATGGCCCCCCAGGATGGGACAGTTTGGGGTGAGGGCCCTTACCGCTCCTCCATGAGCTCCCTGATGGATGCCACGGTGGGCCCCGAGCCCAGGTGGGTGTAATACGGTCCCTCGTCCTTCTCCACGATTTgctctgcagaggcaggagagggggaCAGAGATTTCAGGGTCTGCACCTCCGCTGGCTGCCCCAAAGGATGCCAAACCCTCAAATTCCCTCAAATCGAGCACTTTTGCACCAAAAATCAAAGGTTCCTTGATGGCGTTTCCCCCTAAGAGCACTGGGGAAGGGAAGCTGCAATTAGTGGGTTGTTAAACAGCCTGGTGGCTCCTCTTAATTTTCTGCTCCCAGCACTAAAACACCGCTGGGGAACAAGGGGACAGGTGCTCAGACCCGCACCCTTCAGGGACCCAAAAACCTCCCCGAGGGGCCACAGCCCCTCCAAGCATCCTGGCAGCAACTGCGGCTCCATCCCAGCATGGGGATTTGCACCGTCTGCTTTGGCACGGTGCATTTTGATGAGCTCTGCCGAGAAGCAGCGATGAGCGGCAGCGGGCGATTCGTCATGCAAACCCCGCTCCGGCCCCCCTGTTACCCGCCAGCTCCCACCCTGGGCACCCGTCTGGTCCCGCTCACCAGGACTGGCCCGGCTGGATGCTGCTAAAACCATCACGGGATGACTTGGGGGCTGAAAACTACTGCTGCCTGCTTTTAGGCTTGCCCACAGGATTTGGGGATGCTCACGGGATGCCCTGAGCTGGCCGAGCCCAGGCAAGGAAGAAGCTGCTGTGCAGGAGAGAGGCTGAAGGATGCTGGGGCTATGGGAGAAGGATGCTCAAGATACAGGACAAAAATGCTCAAGATACAGGAGAAGGGTGCTCAAGATATGGGAGAAGGATGCTGGGGCTACAGGAGAAGGATGCTCAAGACACGGGAGAGAAATGCTCAAGATACGGGAGAAGGATCCTCAAGATCCGGGGAAGGATGCTCAAGATACGGGAGAAGGATGCTGGGGCTATGGGAGAAGGATGCTCAAGATACAGGACAAAAATGCTCAAGATACGGGAGAAGGATCCTCAAGATCCGGGGAAGGATGCTCAAGATACGGGAGAAGGATGCTGGGGCTATGGGAGAAGGATGCTCAAGACACGGGAGAGAAATGCTCAAGATACGGGAGAAGGATGCTCAAGATAGGGGAGACGGATGCCAGGGCTACGGGAGAAGGATGCCGGGGCTACGGGAGAAGGATGCTCGAGATATGGGAGAAGGATGCCGGGGCTATGGGAGAAGGATGCTCGAGATAGGGGAGAAGGATGCCGGGGCTATGGGAGAAGGATGCTCGAGATAGGGGAGAAGGATGCCGGGGCTATGGGAGAAGGATGCTCGAGATATGGGAGAAGGATGCCGGGGCTACAGCCCTGCaagcaaccccccccccccagcagcaaagcccttGGGGCTTTTAGGGCGcgaaggtgccagcacgggaagcaGAGGATGCTCCGGGCAGCCGCGGCGGCAGAGGGGTCAATCCCTGGCACACGGGGGATGCTCGAATGCCGCCGGGTGAGACGCATCCGGCGCGACGGCCGGGTCTGATCTGTCTTTCCATCTCTCTGCTCTCATCGCCCTGATTTTCATTCCCGTCATGTCTAACTGGCTGGGCGCCAGGGCGAGGAGAAAGCCGGgctcagctgggctgcagctgtcCAGACAGAGATCAATACGGGACACGCAGCGAAGGCTGATTTTATTACAGCGTCTAACAGCACAGGCACCTAATAAAGCACCGAGCCCCGACTCCCACTTAATTGCTTTCTCTCACAGCTTTTCCTTGAGAAAATGGAGAGAGGTGGCgggggggtagggggggagTTCCCCCCTCTCCGAGCCCCTAAACCAcgctgcaaaagaaaaagcaacccGAATCTCTTCCTGGCACTGCGGGGCGAAACTCCGAGATCAGTTCGAGCGGCTCCAGAAGAG of the Pelecanus crispus isolate bPelCri1 unplaced genomic scaffold, bPelCri1.pri SCAFFOLD_393, whole genome shotgun sequence genome contains:
- the LOC142597039 gene encoding LOW QUALITY PROTEIN: methylcytosine dioxygenase TET3-like (The sequence of the model RefSeq protein was modified relative to this genomic sequence to represent the inferred CDS: deleted 3 bases in 2 codons), which gives rise to MEEGPVNYVEERRLNEGSGLSLANGGRPEAGGTALMEPSGWSPGQPPTAGKAHLEDVRNLVAFSAVAEAVSSYRLLPPGSPSLLYEKFDSEMSRGGLSAVDGVPRGEDLHALKAALALAKHGVKPPNCNCDGPECPDYLEWLEQKIKTALGEEPASPRPRAAAPNPPPPPQQGAIDPQLVPETVEPCPPDGLPFSQSALTIAKEKNISLQTAIAIEALTQLSAALPQPAGDGQPPPPPPPAPPAAPFGPGPLAPLGATWQRGDEPRYPPEPGAAPEPFFGAAPPRSGFAAAWGLEAEGAAGAGDPMAELEQLLGNADDYIKAAFKRPDATAGKATAPKTEPPERTPSKDVPGGPRLPPALPEPDLHKKTQLVLQQHLHHKRSLFLEQSLAAAAAPPDRPSGWWAPGAPAVPPKPFEKQAKEKKKKTPPEKPPPAKPLRKQVQIKKAKQKDSQPLFLPLWQISLEGFRAPAEPPAEEMQTEPPPPAFPLQPLALPLPAARPPPPNPLDGGPPAPDSQERGAPGGGPQIHPVPAGSTGSEEAPAAPPPATPTPIVVDDKLEELIRQFEAEFGENFNLQPPETPAPLAPGAAELPGGPAPAPQVPPTTTAAAAAPALSSAPQAGPKSFSFSPGKGPLSEPPFTARSPKQIKIESSGAITVVSTTCFYSEESQNPDADDADGTPTKDEVPLTPTLSGFLESPLKYLDTPTKSLLDTPAKRAQAEFPTCDCVEQIVEKDEGPYYTHLGSGPTVASIRELMEERYGEKGKAIRIEKVIYTGKEGKSSRGCPIAKWVIRRHNQEEKLLCLVRHRAGHHCQNAVIIILILAWEGIPRTLGDTLYQELTDTLTKYGNPTSRRCGLNDDRTCACQGKDPNTCGASFSFGCSWSMYFNGCKYARSKTPRKFRLVGDNPKEEELLRKSFQDLATEVAPLYKRLAPQAYQNQVTNEDVAIDCRLGLKEGRPFSGVTACMDFCAHAHKDQHNLYNGCTVVCTLTKEDNRVVGKIPEDEQLHVLPLYKMSSTDEFGSEENQNAKVGSGAIQVLTSFPREVRKLPEPAKSCRQRQLEAKKAAAEKKKLQKEKLMTPEKIKQEALELPALQQNAGMALKSGLPPQPLKPSIKVEPQSHYNAFKYNGNAVVESYSVLGSCRPSDPYSMNSVYSYHSYYAQPNLPSVNGFHSKFALPSFGYYGFSSNHVFPSQFLNYGAPERSGSSWVSNGYEKKPDVPALQDNLNHAYGNADFPEPIPHSVRSKNHHQRTYERANRYASQQKAAVAGAHRTSSGSEEALPFAQNCFGSRPIKQEPPDPPPAIEPLPGAAAVPGASLALPAIPAHGGGPEQRWSPFKASRGTSSPERTSTVEGSWSTLAPGSGGREKPSAFDAAMRLPPPEKQWPNVLAGEAAARGSGLLPKPWSPCKLGEAALAGTGNSSLLGPLGFGSALPGLPSFPEEPWGSVKVEERRTPAPSPGLPEKPWEAAVGEKGVVGPRREKPWDPFGLEEDLPEKAVKEEEEDEEEEEEEEEEEWSDSEHNFLDENIGGVAVAPAHGSILIECARRELHATTPLKKPNRCHPTRISLVFYQHKNLNQPNHGLALWEAKMKQLAERARARQEEAARLGLPPDSKAFAKKRKWGGALATEAPSKERRDSVPTRQAVAIPTNSAITVSSYAYTKVTGPYSRWI